TTAATGCAAGAGAAACACCCGGATGTACCCATTGAAGTTGTACCAGGTATTTCTTCTTTCAACGGAGCTGCATCAAGGCTTGGAATTCCGCTTGCAGACGGTGATGAGCATGTGGCCATCGTCCCAGCAAGGGATGACTATGAAACAATGAAAAAAGTCATCGAAGACAATGATTGTGTCATTTTTATCAAAGTGGCGAAAGTAATCGATTTAATACTTGAAGTATTACGTGATTTGGATTTGCTTCAAAAGGCCTCTGTCGTTACAAAGGTCACATCAGATGAAGAGATTATTTGGAAGGCCGATGAACTGGATGGAGTGGAGCTGGAATATTTAACATTAATGGTGGTGAGAAAATGACCTTATATATAATCGGTGCAGGTCCAGGAGACCCGGATTTAATCACGGTAAAGGGGCTTAAACATCTTAAAGAAGCAGATGTGGTTCTTTATGCTGATTCTCTTGTGAATGAAGAATTAATCGCTAAAGCAAAGCCGTCTGCAGAAATTTTAAAAACAGCAGGCATGCATTTAGAGGAAATGGTCGATATAATGGCTGACCGAATCAGGAAAGGAAAAAAGGTTGTTCGTATCCATACAGGGGACCCTGCCGTATATGGAGCCATTATGGAGCAAATGGCTCTTTTAAAAAAACAGGAAATTAACGTCGAAATTGTTCCAGGTGTTAGTTCTGTATTTGCAGCGGCAGCAGCGGCACAAGCCGAACTGACCATTCCTGATTTAACGCAAACGGTTATTTTGACAAGGGCGGAAGGAAGAACACCGGTACCTGAATTTGAAAAACTGTCAGATTTAGCAAAACACCATTGCACAATAGCCCTATTCTTAAGTGCGACCTTGACGAAAAAGCTTGTCAAGGAATTGACGGATGCTGGCTGGAGCAAGGATACTCCTGTTGTTGTTGTGTATAAAGCATCGTGGCCAGATCAAAAAATTGTTAGAAGCACATTGGAACGTTTAGATGAAGATATGAGGGCAAACGGAATTCGTAAACAAGCCATGATTCTAGCCGGATGGGCCCTTGATGAAAAGGTTCATGAGCAAAATTATCGTTCAAAACTGTATGATAAAACCTTTACACATGGATTTAGGCGAGGGGTGGAGGCGTGATGATCGTGCTGCACGAAGGTCAAAAGCCTGTTATTCAGCAGAATGGCGATTATGCTGTCGTAGCCATTACTAAGCACGGTGTAGAGCTTGCACGGAAGCTTGGCCATTCCTTTCAAAATGCTGATGTTTTTTATCCAAATAAATTTGAAAAAGGTGACGAACAGGCACACGGAATTCAACTATTTACCGGAAATGTCCGCCTGGCACTTCCCGTTCTATTCAAAACATATAAAGGGTTAATCTTTATTATTTCACTTGGCGCAGTAGTTCGATTGATCGCTCCGCTGCTAAAGGATAAGAAAACAGATCCCGCCGTCCTGGTGATTGATGAAAAAGGAAAGAATGTGATCAGTGTTCTCTCGGGACATATTGGC
Above is a genomic segment from Neobacillus endophyticus containing:
- the cobI gene encoding precorrin-2 C(20)-methyltransferase — translated: MLGTLYGLGVGPGDPELITVKAFRKLKESPVIAYPKKQKGSKSYAHRIIDVYFQPNEKEMLGLVFPMTKDPEALEIKWNETVENVWEKLKDGKDVAFVTEGDPLLYSTFIHMMRLMQEKHPDVPIEVVPGISSFNGAASRLGIPLADGDEHVAIVPARDDYETMKKVIEDNDCVIFIKVAKVIDLILEVLRDLDLLQKASVVTKVTSDEEIIWKADELDGVELEYLTLMVVRK
- the cobM gene encoding precorrin-4 C(11)-methyltransferase, yielding MTLYIIGAGPGDPDLITVKGLKHLKEADVVLYADSLVNEELIAKAKPSAEILKTAGMHLEEMVDIMADRIRKGKKVVRIHTGDPAVYGAIMEQMALLKKQEINVEIVPGVSSVFAAAAAAQAELTIPDLTQTVILTRAEGRTPVPEFEKLSDLAKHHCTIALFLSATLTKKLVKELTDAGWSKDTPVVVVYKASWPDQKIVRSTLERLDEDMRANGIRKQAMILAGWALDEKVHEQNYRSKLYDKTFTHGFRRGVEA